The following are from one region of the Acidobacteriota bacterium genome:
- a CDS encoding PQQ-dependent sugar dehydrogenase — protein sequence MARYRVYRGNCVARRSSTEEKAGGRIGWMLAAALLLTFAGLGAEAQISAATEVAAQGGFDGAIGVTHAGDGSGRLFILQLDGVIRIWDGTEVLSTPFLDIESLVLSGGEQGLLGLAFHPSYGSNGYFYVNYTNLGGDTQIVRYSVSAADPDVADPASARPVLSFVQPASNHNGGDLHFGPDGYLMISSGDGGFDWANGQDDSTLLGKLLRIDVDGDDFPADAARNYSIPAGNPLIGVAGAAEEIWSMGLRNPWRFSFDRQTGDLFIGDVGEGGFEEVNFAPAADAGTNFGWPCFEGDQVFDSTAPGCGGNPVFDLPILELAHGAPPDNNCSIIGGYRYRGTDFPDLRGVYFYKDWCTGKLWAGTESGGSWTAELVETLPGFNYTGFGESDTGELYLAGGSTLLRIVDPTAAADLIFRDGFESGTVSAWSSAVP from the coding sequence ATGGCGCGCTATCGGGTGTATCGGGGAAACTGTGTGGCGAGAAGAAGTTCGACCGAGGAGAAGGCCGGCGGGCGGATCGGCTGGATGCTCGCCGCCGCCTTACTGCTGACCTTCGCCGGGCTCGGAGCAGAGGCTCAGATCTCCGCGGCGACGGAGGTGGCGGCCCAAGGTGGCTTCGACGGAGCCATCGGGGTGACCCACGCCGGCGACGGGTCCGGGCGCCTGTTCATCCTGCAGCTCGACGGGGTTATTCGCATCTGGGACGGCACGGAGGTCCTGTCGACGCCCTTCCTGGACATTGAATCCTTGGTCCTGAGCGGTGGGGAACAGGGCCTGCTGGGGCTGGCCTTCCACCCGTCCTACGGCTCCAACGGCTACTTCTACGTCAACTACACGAACCTCGGCGGCGACACCCAGATCGTGCGCTACTCGGTGTCGGCTGCCGATCCCGACGTAGCGGATCCCGCCTCGGCACGGCCGGTCCTGTCCTTCGTGCAGCCGGCGAGCAACCACAATGGGGGCGATCTGCACTTCGGGCCGGACGGGTACCTGATGATCAGCTCCGGGGACGGAGGTTTCGACTGGGCCAACGGGCAAGACGACTCGACCCTGCTCGGAAAGCTGCTGCGGATCGATGTCGACGGCGATGATTTTCCCGCCGATGCGGCGCGGAACTACAGCATTCCGGCAGGCAATCCGCTGATCGGCGTGGCCGGTGCGGCGGAGGAGATCTGGTCCATGGGGCTGCGCAATCCATGGCGTTTCTCCTTCGATCGCCAAACCGGCGATCTCTTCATCGGCGATGTGGGGGAGGGGGGCTTCGAGGAAGTCAACTTCGCGCCGGCGGCCGATGCGGGGACCAACTTCGGCTGGCCTTGCTTCGAGGGAGACCAGGTTTTCGATTCCACGGCGCCCGGCTGCGGCGGGAATCCGGTGTTCGATCTACCCATTCTCGAATTGGCCCACGGCGCTCCGCCGGACAACAACTGCTCGATCATCGGCGGATACCGCTACCGTGGAACGGACTTCCCGGATTTGCGCGGCGTCTACTTCTACAAGGATTGGTGCACCGGCAAGCTCTGGGCGGGCACCGAATCCGGCGGTTCCTGGACGGCGGAACTGGTGGAGACCCTGCCGGGATTCAACTACACCGGATTCGGCGAATCGGACACCGGCGAACTCTACTTAGCCGGAGGGTCGACCCTGCTACGCATCGTCGACCCCACCGCCGCCGCCGACCTGATCTTCCGGGACGGCTTCGAGAGCGGCACCGTATCGGCCTGGAGCAGCGCCGTTCCGTAG
- a CDS encoding ABC transporter permease: MESLIRDLKHALRGLLKNPAFAGIAILTLALGIGANAAIFSVVNAVVLRPLPYDDPDEIVVLWEEKDGRPWTVSPPNFRDWQEMNRSFESMALVDPVTLTLTGGDEPELLLAMKVSHEFFDALGAQPVEGRGFRAEEEQAGRERVVVISHELWQGRFGGDPAIVGQTIPLNADTFEVVGVMPESARIPYLSDPQLFVPRVITEYEMTPTERATRLFRILARLNDGVSLEQARQDMDRVSERLAQEYPAANKGWKAGMSLLIEDSLGPVKKNLYFLLAAVAVVLLIACANLVNLVLARSTGRQREMALRMALGADRRTLARQMMTETLVLTAAGGALGLLLSTWVLKIMVRFSPRTILRFEEVGIDGPVLLFTLGATLLSALLVGLLPALKGARFALVPALQEGGARSAGSVRHNRFRNALVVAQTALLMVLLVAGGLVAKSFYKLQSKDPGFQSQDRVMMSVSVPSAKYPDREAIAEFYRRALERVRAIPGVKEAGGLTTRPLNLGGLELQYFVEGRPTPDPADVPTAAFDLATPGTFEALGVPLKSGRLFSDRDRVDSPPVMIVNETLAQLVWPAESAVGKRISTAGPAGPFAEVVGVVGDVRESGMELDPRPGFYKPHPQMAYPLPYLQIVVWGEPGRVDTLPSAVRSAIWEVDPDQPVTRNVTLDRFVADSVGRQRFVLIILLAFALLAFLLGAIGIYGVVSYGVSQRKQEIGVRMALGSSAGGVLRWVLQRSLIPVALGIVLGIVVSLLAGRLLESLLFEVGASDAATIVLTALALVTVALAAILIPARRASAVDPVIALRD; this comes from the coding sequence ATGGAATCGTTGATTCGAGACTTGAAGCACGCCCTCCGGGGCCTCCTCAAGAACCCCGCCTTCGCCGGCATCGCCATCCTGACCCTGGCCCTGGGGATCGGCGCCAACGCGGCGATCTTCAGCGTGGTCAACGCGGTGGTGCTGCGGCCTCTGCCCTACGACGATCCGGACGAGATCGTCGTGCTGTGGGAGGAGAAAGACGGTCGGCCGTGGACCGTCTCACCGCCCAACTTCCGCGACTGGCAGGAGATGAATCGGTCCTTTGAGTCCATGGCGCTGGTCGATCCGGTGACCCTCACCCTCACCGGCGGCGACGAGCCGGAGCTGCTCCTGGCCATGAAGGTGTCGCACGAGTTCTTCGATGCCCTCGGCGCGCAGCCGGTGGAGGGCCGGGGATTCCGGGCGGAGGAGGAACAGGCCGGAAGGGAGCGGGTGGTGGTGATCAGCCATGAGCTGTGGCAGGGACGTTTCGGCGGCGATCCGGCCATCGTCGGGCAGACCATTCCGCTGAATGCCGACACCTTCGAAGTGGTCGGCGTGATGCCCGAATCGGCTCGCATTCCCTATCTGTCGGATCCTCAGCTTTTCGTGCCGCGCGTCATCACCGAGTATGAAATGACACCGACGGAGCGCGCCACGCGGCTCTTCCGGATCTTGGCGCGGCTCAACGACGGCGTGAGCCTGGAGCAGGCCCGTCAGGACATGGACCGGGTGTCCGAGCGCCTGGCCCAGGAGTACCCTGCCGCCAACAAAGGCTGGAAGGCCGGCATGTCGCTGCTGATCGAGGACAGCCTCGGACCGGTGAAGAAAAACCTCTACTTCCTGTTGGCGGCGGTCGCCGTGGTGCTGTTGATCGCCTGTGCCAACCTCGTCAACCTAGTGTTGGCACGGAGCACCGGCCGCCAGCGGGAGATGGCCTTGCGCATGGCCCTGGGAGCGGATCGCCGGACCCTGGCCCGCCAGATGATGACCGAAACCCTGGTGTTGACGGCGGCCGGCGGAGCCCTGGGCCTGCTGCTGTCCACCTGGGTGCTCAAGATCATGGTGCGCTTCAGCCCGCGCACCATCCTGCGCTTCGAAGAAGTGGGCATCGATGGCCCGGTGCTGCTCTTTACCCTCGGCGCCACGCTGCTGTCGGCGCTGCTCGTCGGCCTGCTGCCGGCCTTGAAGGGAGCGCGCTTCGCCCTGGTGCCGGCGCTCCAGGAAGGCGGCGCCCGCAGCGCCGGTTCGGTTCGCCACAATCGCTTCCGCAACGCCCTGGTGGTGGCCCAGACGGCGCTCCTGATGGTGCTGCTGGTAGCCGGCGGCCTGGTGGCGAAGAGCTTCTACAAGCTGCAGTCCAAGGATCCGGGATTCCAGTCGCAAGACCGGGTGATGATGAGCGTTTCGGTGCCCTCCGCCAAGTATCCGGATCGCGAGGCCATCGCTGAGTTCTACCGCCGCGCCCTCGAACGGGTGCGGGCGATTCCCGGCGTCAAAGAGGCCGGCGGGCTGACCACCCGGCCGCTCAACCTCGGGGGCCTCGAACTGCAGTACTTCGTCGAGGGGCGACCGACGCCGGATCCGGCGGACGTGCCCACGGCGGCCTTCGATCTCGCCACCCCCGGTACCTTCGAAGCCCTCGGCGTGCCGCTCAAAAGCGGTCGCCTGTTCAGCGACCGCGATCGGGTCGACTCACCGCCGGTGATGATCGTCAACGAAACCCTGGCGCAACTGGTGTGGCCGGCGGAGAGCGCCGTCGGCAAGCGCATCAGCACCGCCGGGCCGGCGGGACCCTTCGCCGAAGTGGTCGGGGTGGTGGGCGATGTGCGCGAGTCCGGCATGGAGCTCGATCCGCGTCCGGGCTTCTATAAACCGCATCCGCAGATGGCTTACCCGTTGCCCTACCTGCAGATTGTCGTGTGGGGGGAGCCGGGTCGCGTCGACACCCTGCCGTCAGCCGTCCGCTCGGCCATCTGGGAAGTCGATCCGGACCAGCCGGTGACCCGCAACGTCACCCTCGATCGCTTCGTCGCCGATTCCGTCGGCCGCCAGCGGTTCGTGCTGATCATTCTGCTGGCCTTCGCCCTGCTGGCTTTTCTCCTCGGAGCGATCGGCATCTACGGAGTGGTGAGCTACGGCGTGTCCCAGCGCAAACAGGAGATCGGGGTGCGCATGGCCCTGGGCTCCTCGGCCGGCGGGGTGCTGCGCTGGGTCCTCCAGCGCAGCCTGATCCCGGTGGCCCTGGGGATTGTGCTGGGGATCGTCGTCTCCCTGCTCGCCGGCCGCCTGCTCGAAAGCCTGTTGTTCGAAGTCGGAGCCTCCGACGCGGCGACCATTGTCCTCACCGCCCTGGCCCTCGTCACTGTCGCCCTGGCGGCGATCCTCATCCCCGCCCGCCGGGCCTCGGCGGTGGATCCGGTGATCGCCTTGCGAGATTGA